The Populus alba chromosome 6, ASM523922v2, whole genome shotgun sequence genome contains a region encoding:
- the LOC118032232 gene encoding SNF1-related protein kinase regulatory subunit beta-2 — MGNVNGREEEEGAISPSSVGGGEGERSDSSDVMVASDESHVSYPAPPPEMMGHSPPHSPRATHSPLLFTPQVPVAPLQRPDEIQIPSHSWMQTSLGYEEMCNEHGIPTMITWSYGGKEVAVEGSWDDWKTRIPLQRSGKDYTIMKVLPSGVYQYRFIVDGQWRYSPDLPWAKDDAGNAHNTLDLQDFVPEDLESISGFEPPQSPELSYSNLQLGSEDFAKEPPMVPPHLQMTLLNMPSSYMEIPPPSSKPQHVVLNHLYMQKGRSGPAVVALGSTHRFLAKYVTVVLYKSLQR; from the exons ATGGGGAATGTGaatggaagagaagaggaagaaggagCAATTAGTCCATCAAGTGTTGGTGGTGGTGAAGGAGAAAGGAGTGACAGCAGTGACGTTATGGTTGCGTCAGATGAGTCCCATGTTAGTTATCCTGCACCTCCTCCTGAAATGATGGGTCACTCACCTCCTCATAGCCCTAGAGCTACTCACTCACCTCTTCTGTTCACTCCTCAG GTCCCTGTGGCTCCATTGCAAAGACCTGATGAGATTCAAATTCCAAGCCACTCGTGGATGCAAACTTCTTTAGGGTATGAAGAAATGTGCAATGAGCATGGAATTCCAACAATGATTACATGGAGCTATGGTGGCAAGGAAGTAGCTGTCGAGGGATCATGGGATGACTGGAAAACAAG AATTCCTTTGCAAAGATCTGGAAAAGACTACACTATAATGAAAGTTCTGCCATCAGGAGTTTACCAATACAGGTTTATTGTTGATGGACAGTGGAGGTATTCCCCTGACTTGCCCTGGGCCAAAGATGATGCTGGCAATGCTCACAACACTTTGGATTTGCAA GACTTTGTTCCAGAAGACCTTGAAAGTATATCTGGTTTTGAACCCCCTCAGTCCCCAGAGTTGAGCTACAGCAATTTGCAACTCGGTAGCGAGGATTTTGCAAAAGAGCCACCAATGGTTCCTCCACACTTACAGATGACACTGCTCAATATGCCATCATCCTACATGGAGATACCGCCTCCTTCATCAAAACCTCAACATGTAGTGCTTAATCATCTCTACATGCAGAAGGGGAGGAGTGGGCCTGCTGTGGTGGCACTTGGTTCAACACATAGATTCTTAGCCAAGTATGTGACTGTGGTGCTTTACAAGTCTCTGCAGAGGTAA